The Trichosurus vulpecula isolate mTriVul1 chromosome 3, mTriVul1.pri, whole genome shotgun sequence genome includes a window with the following:
- the LOC118845012 gene encoding U6 snRNA-associated Sm-like protein LSm3 codes for MADNADQQQTTNTVEEPLDLIRLSLDERIYVKMRNDRELRGRLHAYDQHLKMILGDVEETVTTIEIDEETYEEIYKSTKRNIPVLFV; via the coding sequence ATGGCAGACAATGCGGATCAGCAACAGACCACCAACACTGTAGAGGAGCCGCTGGATCTCATCAGGCTCAGTCTAGATGAACGAATTTatgtaaaaatgagaaatgacCGAGAACTGCGAGGAAGATTGCATGCTTACGATCAGCATTTAAAGATGATTTTGGGAGATGTAGAAGAGACTGTGACAACTATAGAAATTGATGAAGAAACTTATGAGGAGATCTATAAATCAACCAAGAGGAACATTCCAGTGCTGTTTGTTTGA